The genomic region CAGTGTCtcatatcagaaaaaaaatgagggtgACATACAGGTCCAACTGGTTTTGCAACAGCCTCTGGACAGAGAGGAACAGTCAGAGCTGGATTTCACTCTCGTTGCCACCGATGGGGGCTCTCCGCCCAGGAGCGGGACCACCCAAATCCACATCATAGTTATGGATGTAAATGACAATGCTCCCATTTTCACACATGACATATACACTGGACACATTGTGGAAAGTGCCCCTGAGGGCTCATTAGTTCTCCGTGTGATGGCCACGGATGCAGATGTGGGAACTAATGGTGACATTTCCTATCAGTTCAGCCAAGTGGTGAGTCAGAGCCAATCAGCATTTACAATCAACACCACGAATGGAGAAATTCGAGTAAAAACACCTCTGGATTTTGAGACAACACATAAATATGAGCTCGGTGTGCGTGCAACGGATGGTGGTGGTCTCTCGGCACTATGTAAAGTTTTGGTGGAGGTGATGGATGTCAATGACAATGCACCAGAGATCGTGGTCAGTTCCTTCAGTAGCCCAATCCCGGAGAATGTAGAACCTGGAACAGTGGTCGCACTGTTGGCTGTCAGGGATCAGGATTCCGGTGTGAATGGGGAGATTACATGTGCCCTTGAAGAACAGCTCTCCTTCGCCCTCAGGCCAGCCTTTAAGAACTACTACGAGCTGGTGACCGTGAGCAGATTGGACCGGGAGGAGAGAGCACAGCACATGGTGGTCGTCACGGCAGCAGATGCAGGCTCTCCTCCTCTCACCAGCACCCACACCTTCAGCGTGGACATCTCCGATGTCAACGACAACGCACCCGTCTTCAACCAGACGTCGTACACCATGTACGTGCATGAGAACAATGCACCTGCACTGCTCGTCGGGGCCGTGAAGGCAACGGATGCGGACGCGGGGCCCAACGCCAAGGTGAGCTATTCCGTGGTGCCAGCCCGTGGCCCGGAAGAAGAGCCCTGCTCGTGTGTGTCCGTGAACTCGGAGAGCGGAGGCGTGTTTGTGCTGCGGCCGCTGGACTACGagcagctgaggcagctggaggtggtggtgagcGCTGCAGACGCGGGGTCCCCTCCCCTCAGCAGCAGCGTCAGCGTCCGCCTGCTGGTGGTGGACGagaacgacaacgcgccgcTGGTGCTGCACCCCAGCGCGCAGGACAGCAGCCCTCCTTCCAGCGAGCTGGTGCCCGCCGGTGGCCGTGGACGCCGACTCGGGTCAGAACTCGTGGCTTTCCTACCAGCTGCTGAGGGCCACGGAGCCGGGGCTGTTTGCTGTGGGTGCCCAAAGCGGGGAGGTGCGGCTGAGGAGGCCGCCGACCGAGAGGGACGCTGCGAAGCAGAAGCTCGTCGTGCTGGTGCGGGACAACGGGCGGCCGCCGCTGTCGGCCACGGCAGCGCTCAGCGTGCTCCTCGTCCCCGGCTCCTGGGACGCTCAGCTGCcgcagcagagccctgctgcaggcgAGGACGACGGCTCCCTCACCACCTCTTTGATCATCGCCTTGGTCTTTGTGTCGCTCCTCTTCTTGCTGTCGGCGGCCGCCTTTGTCGCCTGCAAGGTGTGCAAGAGGAAGGAGCTGAGTAGCGGGCCCGTGCTTTACGGCGCCAGCAGCGTGCAGAGCTACGTGGCTGACGGGGCCGCTGCCGGGACCCTGCCCCACGCCTATTGCTACGAGGTCAGCCTCACCACGGGCTCGGGCAACAGCGAGTTCAAGTTCCTGAAGCCCGTCCTCCCCAGCCTGCCagcgcagcactgcagcacggGGGTGGGTGGCGCCCATGCTGAGGAGTTCCCTCCCGTGCCTGTCACTATGGGGGATGCTGATTTCGAGAGCCCCGGGATGCAGTCTGTGGCACAATTGAATGGGTTTTAatttgctgcaggctgagcactTCCTGCAGATTCGTGGCTTGTTTAATTGGCATTTGGGTTTGATGGTTAATTGCATGTCCCCTTGTTTAGATCTGCATTTGTCATTTGCATCCCATAGCACAAGGTTGCTGTGCgttccctctgctcccctgaAAGTACAGCAGCAACGTGATTCAAGCTTCATGCATGTCAATTAATGGTATTTGTATGATCTGTGATGTCCTGTTTCTGGAATGCTTTCCACAGTGGGTTTCTTTCCATGGTGCCCAGCTCATTTCCTTCCCCATTTGCTGGGTGATCGTTTGGACCATGCTTATTCCTGAGGGGGATGCAGAACTGCACAGCTGCGGGGCTCAGTCTGGAGGGCAGTTTTCTGGGAGTTCCCTTAAGTAGCCCGGAGTCTGCACAGCCGGTGTCTTTGTGGCTTGAGAAAGGAAGGTCTCTGTGCAGTGGCATTCATCTCCAGAGGGATGTTGCATTTGCAATTGGCATTGTGCATTCCCAGACGGCTGAGTGAGAAGGACGGTTTCCCTCCATGTTCTCTGAAAGAAGCTGACAACAGAAAGTTGCATCACGTTTCAGGAGTGCTGTGGTTTGCTGTGTGTGGAGCGCTACGTTCCGAAGTGCTACAGGCACTGCATTCTTCctttgctgagctgtgcttctctttttgtttgctgtgtgttttcccTCCTGCTCATTATGTCTCTCCATACAGCTGTGCTCTGATCCACCCACTCTGATGCATTCTCTTGCAGCTGAGCGGGGAAATTGGGTCTTGCTGAGTCCAGCAACAAGCACTACAGCTGCTCGCATGGTGTTGTGACACACCATAActcatgggtgtccaaccttctggcttgcctgggctgcattgtGTTAGTTGGAATTGTCTTGGTTTGCATGTAGGTACATTGCttggaaagtaatgcctcctctttatttccaaggaaacttCGACTGATGCAACGAACGCAATAGCACTGTTGGGTAGAGCAGATTCCCAGCTacataatgctgtttttcaacatagtcactatCATAGCTATACGTATTCACTGGCAGTGATCCTGAGCCTGGACGTTGCTGTCATGAtcatctgcaccagtgaagcTGACCGTCTGTTGCTATTGCTGAAACACACCGCTCACCACCTCAGGgtgctcacctccactgcctgATCTCCATAATCATTctgcaagtgttgatgaatgtccATGCCTgaaattttttctgcatgaagttTTTTAATTGACAATCATAGCTTGTTAAAATCCTGCATGTCAGATCCCATTTTGTCAGTctgaccctctgctgccatctgccaaaTGGTGACAGAAGGTAatggtgggaaagttcaacctcttcTGTCATTCCACCACCATCCACCATGGATATCATTGGGTGCAACCATAAttaaattggaggcattacgTTCCAAGCAGCCATCATTGAATATAGaatatcacagaatcgcagaGTGGCCTGGGtgagaagggacctcaaagatcatgagTCTCCAACCctcccaccacaggcagggccacccaCCTCGACATTtcataccagaccaggctgcccagcacccatccaacctggctttgaacacctccagggatggggcattcacaacgtctctgagcagcctgttccagtacctgaccaatgtcatagtaaagaacttccccacaacatccaacctaaatgtTCTCACCTTCAGCTTAGGACCATTTcaccttgtcctgctgttatctaccctttcaaagagttgactcccctcccatttatatgctccctttaCGTACCaaaaggtcacaatgaggtcaccccgcagccttcttttctccaggctaaacaagcccagctccctcagtctgtctcTGGAGGGatggtgctccagccctctcatcatctttgcgtccctcctctggaccctccccaacagctctctgtctttcttgtactggggactccagacctggacacagtactccaggtggggcctcacgagggcagagtagagagggacaatcacctccctattcctgctggccaccactCTTCCGCTAGAGCCCAGGATACCaattgctttctgagctgcaagagcacactgctggctcaagaTAAGTTTTCACCCCCCAGGTCTCTCAGgttcttttctgcagggcttCTCTTAcggactgctccttccagtcttgatatatgcctgggattcctcctgcccaagtgcaaaaccttgcactttgctgtgctcAACCTCGTTAgattcacccgggcccacccttaaagtctgttgaggtccctctgaatggaatcctttccttccactgtgtcaaccgtaccactcagcttggtgtcatcagaaaacttgctgagggtgcactcaattccatcatcgatgtcattgataaagatgttaaagagcaccggtcccaagacagacccctggggtGCATGTCTTCATTAAGTAAGTactaaaacatttctgttcttaatACTGTGTTTAAAACTATTTGCAAAGAGGAACAAAATCAAGAACAAAAGTGATGTTTTCCTGGTGAAACCAATGCATCAGGCTGGAACGGTGGTAGTGGATGCAGTTCTTACTGTGATCTCATTGTCTTCATCAGAAATTTTGGATGAAATGTTACTCTTCTTGAACTtcatctttcaaaacatttatcCACAAATGTACGTACTATCAAAAAGCCATGACCTGGGTAAAGGGTGATGGTGAAGTGAGCGagatttctctctggtaagataGGGATTGTGAAAGTTTTCACCATCCAGGGCTCTAGCTGCATGgcccaagctgcagaaagcaaaggtgagAACTGGGTGAAGGAGGATATGCCTGCTGTCAttgaagatcaggtttgtgaccATCTAAAGatgggctgcaggtgcacaAGTGCATGGGAACCAATGAGATTCATCCACGGGTTCTGAGGCAGATGAAGTTGCAAAAGTGCTGTCCaacatatttgaaaggtcatggcagcctggtgaagttcccactgattggaaaaggggaaaattagcctccattttcaagaagggaaagaaaaaaaagattcagcGAACTGAAGGCCACTCACTCTCACCTttgtgcctggcaagatcatggtGCGGAACATCATGAAGGCCGTACTGAGGCACCTGGAAAATAAGGAGGAGGTGATTGGTGGAAACcgacatggcttcaccaagggcaagtcctgCGTGACAAACTTGGTGGTTTTTTTGATgaagttacagcatcagtggatgaATGAAGAGCAACTGAAATcttctacctggacttgtgaAAGGTTTGATATGGTTTCCCATGACATCTGgtcaccaaattggagaaaaattgCTGTGATGGACAGACCACCCTGTGCTTatggaattggctggatggtcacgCTCAGAGTGTTGTAGTCAATACCCTGGTGTCTGGGTGAAGACCGTGGATGTGTGTCtttcctcagggatcagtgctgagagtggtgttatttaacatctttgtaggtgtCATGGAGCATGGAATTGcgtgcaccctcagcaagtttgcagatgacaccgaGCTGAGTGGAGCAattgacatgctagagggaagggatgccatccagaggaacctggtCAGGCTTAAGAAGTGGTCCCAcgccaacctcatgaagttcaaccaAGGCAAGTGTGAGGTCCTGCGTTGGGTTCCAGGCAATCTTTAGAACACGTCCAGGTTGGGAGAGAGTGGCTTGAAAGCAACCCTGTGGAGAAagatttgggggtgtcagttGGTGAAAGACTCTACAtgggcagcagtgtgccagAAGGTCAAAGTTATCCTGGGTTTCATCAAGTGAAGCATGACCAGCACGCTgagagaggtgattctgcccttcTATTCTGtccttgtgagaccccacctggagcactgtgtccagttctggtgCCTGCAACACAAAaaggacgtggagctgttggagcaggtgcagaggaggccatgaagatgctcagagggctggagcacgtcTGCCAAGAAGacaggctgacagagctggggcttttcagcctagagaagagaaaccCTCCAGagggaccttatagcagccttccagtacctgagggggcccacaggaaagctggggagagactTTCATATGGGCATGTAATGATTTTATGGTGGGAAGTGTCTTTGGAATGGAAGAGGATAGATTTCGgctaggtattaggaagaaattctttcctgtgagggtggtgagacacggaacaggctgcccagagaggttgtgggtgttcccaccctggaagcattcaaggccaggctggatggggctgtgtgcAACCCGGTCTGGTGGGAGGTACCCCTGCCTTTAGaaggagggttgaaactagatgatcttaaaggtctcttccaactgaagCCATGTGAGTATTCTCTggaagtctggtaaagagacgtggtcagatttttgagttggaTATCTGGTTGCAACTCCAGATGTTCACTTTGAGAATTTGCTGCTCCTCAATTTATAGCAACTGAAAATGGAACACGAGGCGcaaattcaatattttttattgcaATCTCCAGGTCTATTTTCAAACTCCtttctcaaaatgaaagcacagatgCGTAATCATCAGTGTCCAAAGGCTTGTGTTTGGCAAAGACATGAAAATGCATGCAGTCATTTTCTCTCAATTTCCATATTCCTGTTTGTTCTGTGTATTCCTACTGACACATCTATTCATTTACATGTAGTGCCACCCCACAGAGGATAAGGGAAGGTTGGAAAGGAGATGATTTGGCATGTAATATCCAGAATACTCAAATATTGTGTAATGTTGCAATTATAAACTGTATAGCTGTGATCCAGGATGACATTGTCTGTTGAACTGATATGAAAAGCACCCTGGAGTGCCATTCCTGTAATAAAATGGATGGCACAGTTCTGACAAACTTTGCAGAGACGGATTTATTTTCGGGAAAGATTTGCAAAAGATGCAGAGTTATCCAGTGACATGGAGGACATTTTGCTAATTTTGTGTcttcaacagaagaaatattgaGAGCAGTTTCTCATGCCCCTGTCCGTGCCTTTGTGCTCCGTATAGTGGTTGTGGTTGAGTTTGGGGCTCATTGTAGAGGGTGCGCGGATTTGGGTGGGTCGGTCAGGCGGCTCTCGGGGCGTGCGAGGAGGCGGGGAGGCGCCGGGTGCTGCAGCTTGGGTGCGTTGCCCGAAGCGCCGCCTCGGCAGGAGCGTGGGTGCTCACAGAGGGCGCTGCccgtggcggcggcggcggcgggtaTGCACGGGGGACAGCGGGGGCGTGTCTGAGCGTGTGTCCCGGTGCGTGTGGCGGCGAGAGGCCGCGGGCAGGAGCGCGTGCCGTCCCCGGAGCAGTCCCGCCGCGGGCCGCAGGGTGGTGCTCCTGGCCAAGGCGGCGccgagcggctgcgggcggggAGAGGCCGAGcccagcgcagcgcagcgcagcgcagcgcaggcgggaggaggcggcggagAGCGGCGGCAGAGAGCGGCGGCGGAGAGCTGTTGTCCGTGCTCTGAGCTCGGTGTGAGCCGCCggcgggccggggcggccgcgcTCCGGGCTCCGTCCGCACCCGGCGAGAGGCAGCGAGGGAGGCAGCGAGGGAGGCCGCTTGCCGGGCGGCCGGAGGCTGTCCGCCGCCCCGCCATGGCGGCTGCAAGGCAAGTGCTGTGTCTGTGGGCTTTGCTGGGCGTGCCGCGCGTTCGCTGCGAGCCCATCCGCTACTCCGTGGCCGAGGAGGGCGAGAGCGGCTCGGTGGTGGCCGACGTGGCGGAGGACGCGGGGCTGGCCCCGGCGCAGCTCTCGGCTCGCCGGGCGCGCATCGCCTCGCCGGCCGGCCGGCAGCACTTTCGCTTGGAGCGCGGCAGCGGCCGCCTCGTTGTCGCCGAGCGGCTCGATCGGGAGGAGATGTGCGGACGCTCCCGCACCTGCACGCTCGCCTTCGAGCTGCTGCTCGCCGACCCGCTGCAGTTCTTTCCGATCGAGGTGTCCGTGGAGGACATCAATGACCACTCGCCGGTCTTCCCGGACGAACGAGTGACCTTTAAGATCCCCGAAACCAGCGACCCGGGCACACGTTTCCCTGTGGGGGCGGCTCAGGACTTGGACATTGGCAGCAATGACATCCAGGCTTATAGCATTTATCCTAAGAACGAATTCTTCAGTGTCTCCTCTCGGACTCAAAGCGAGAGTGAAATGCATGTTGATCTCATTCTGGAAAAGCCTCTGGACAGAGAGGAGCAGCCAGAGATGGATTTCACGCTCATTGCCACAGATGGGGGCTCTCCACCAAGAAGTGGTTCCACCCAAATCCACATCGTTGTTCTGGATGTAAATGACAATGTTCCCGTCTTCACACAGAAGGTGTATATGGGTCAAATTTCTGAAAGTGCTCCGGAAGGATCCATAGTCCTCAGGGTAGTGGCTAATGATGCTGATGATGGAATAAATGGCGACATAACATATGACTTCAGCCAAGCAAGTGGTCAGAGTTATTTGGATTTTGCAGTTGATGCCATGAGTGGTGAAATTCGTGTCATGAAACCTCTGGATTATGAGCAAACATTGAAATATGAATTCAGTGTGAGGGCGATGGATGGTGGAGGTCTTTCAGCCATGTGTAAGGTAGTGGTGGAGGTGCTGGATGTGAATGATAATGCACCAGAGATCGTGGTCAGTTCCTTCAGTAGCCCACTCCCTGAGAATGTAGCACCTGGAACAGTGGTCGCACTCTTTGCTGTCAGGGATCAGGATTCCGGTGTCAACGGGGAGATTACATGTGCCCTTGAAGAACAGCGTTCCTTCTCCCTCAGGCCAGCCTTCAAGAACTACTACGAGCTGGTGACCGTGAGCACACTGGACCGGGAGGAGAGAGCACAGCACATGGTGGTCGTCACGGCAGCAGATGCAGGCTCTCCTCCTCTCACCAGCACCCACACCTTCAGCGTGGACATCTCCGATGTCAACGACAACGCACCCGTCTTCAACCAGACGTCGTACACCATGTACGTGCATGAGAACAATGCACCTGCACTGCTCGTCGGGGCCGTGAAGGCGACGGATGCGGACGCGGGGCCCAACGCCAAGGTGAGCTATTCCGTGGTGCCAGCCCGTGGCCCGGAAGAAGAGCCCTGCTCGTGTGTGTCCGTGAACTCGGAGAGCGGAGGCGTGTTTGTGCTGCGGCCGCTGGACTACGagcagctgaggcagctggaggtggtggtgagcGCTGCAGACGCGGGGTCCCCTCCCCTCAGCAGCAGCGTCAGCGTCCGCCTGCTGGTGGTGGACGagaacgacaacgcgccgcTGGTGCTGCACCCCAGCGCGCAGGACAGCAGCCCTCCTTCCAGCGAGCTGGTGCCCGCCGGGGCCGAGGCGGGGGACCTGGTGAGCAAAGTGGTGGCCGTGGACGCCGACTCGGGTCAGAACTCGTGGCTTTCCTACCAGCTGCTGAGGGCCACGGAGCCGGGGCTGTTTGCTGTGGGTGCCCAAAGCGGGGAGGTGCGGCTGAGGAGGCCGCCGACCGAGAGGGACGCTGCGAAGCAGAAGCTCGTCGTGCTGGTGCGGGACAACGGGCGGCCGCCGCTGTCGGCCACGGCAGCGCTCAGCGTGCTCCTCGTCCCCGGCTCCTGGGACGCTCAGCTGCcgcagcagagccctgctgcaggcgAGGACGACGGCTCCCTCACCACCTCTTTGATCATCGCCTTGGTCTTTGTGTCGCTCCTCTTCTTGCTGTCGGCGGCCGCCTTTGTCGCCTGCAAGGTGTGCAAGAGGAAGGAGCTGAGTAGCGGGCCCGTGCTTTACGGCGCCAGCAGCGTGCAGAGCTACGTGGCTGACGGGGCCGCTGCCGGGACCCTGCCCCACGCCTATTGCTACGAGGTCAGCCTCACCACGGGCTCGGGCAACAGCGAGTTCAAGTTCCTGAAGCCCGTCCTCCCCAGCCTGCCagcgcagcactgcagcacggGGGTGGGTGGCGCCCATGCTGAGGAGTTCCCTCCCGTGCCTGTCACTATGGGGGATGCTGATTTCGAGAGCCCCGGGATGCAGTCTGTGGCACAATTGAATGGGTTTTAATTCGCACAGGGTCTCCAGTTCGGGTAGATTCGTGGCTCGTTTAATTGGCAATTGGGTTTGATGGTTAATTGCATGTCCCCTTGTTTAGATCTGCATTTGTCATTTGCATCCCATAGCACAAGGTTGCTGTGCGTTCCCTCTGCTTCCCTGAAAGTACAGCAGCAACGTGATTCAAGTTTCATGCATGTCAattaatggtatttttatgaTCTGTGATGTCTGTTTCTGGAATGCTTTCGC from Gallus gallus isolate bGalGal1 chromosome 13, bGalGal1.mat.broiler.GRCg7b, whole genome shotgun sequence harbors:
- the LOC112533425 gene encoding protocadherin beta-15-like; translation: MAAARQVLCLWALLGVPRVRCEPIRYSVAEEGESGSVVADVAEDAGLAPAQLSARRARIASPAGRQHFRLERGSGRLVVAERLDREEMCGRSRTCTLAFELLLADPLQFFPIEVSVEDINDHSPVFPDERVTFKIPETSDPGTRFPVGAAQDLDIGSNDIQAYSIYPKNEFFSVSSRTQSESEMHVDLILEKPLDREEQPEMDFTLIATDGGSPPRSGSTQIHIVVLDVNDNVPVFTQKVYMGQISESAPEGSIVLRVVANDADDGINGDITYDFSQASGQSYLDFAVDAMSGEIRVMKPLDYEQTLKYEFSVRAMDGGGLSAMCKVVVEVLDVNDNAPEIVVSSFSSPLPENVAPGTVVALFAVRDQDSGVNGEITCALEEQRSFSLRPAFKNYYELVTVSTLDREERAQHMVVVTAADAGSPPLTSTHTFSVDISDVNDNAPVFNQTSYTMYVHENNAPALLVGAVKATDADAGPNAKVSYSVVPARGPEEEPCSCVSVNSESGGVFVLRPLDYEQLRQLEVVVSAADAGSPPLSSSVSVRLLVVDENDNAPLVLHPSAQDSSPPSSELVPAGAEAGDLVSKVVAVDADSGQNSWLSYQLLRATEPGLFAVGAQSGEVRLRRPPTERDAAKQKLVVLVRDNGRPPLSATAALSVLLVPGSWDAQLPQQSPAAGEDDGSLTTSLIIALVFVSLLFLLSAAAFVACKVCKRKELSSGPVLYGASSVQSYVADGAAAGTLPHAYCYEVSLTTGSGNSEFKFLKPVLPSLPAQHCSTGVGGAHAEEFPPVPVTMGDADFESPGMQSVAQLNGF
- the LOC776042 gene encoding LOW QUALITY PROTEIN: protocadherin beta-4-like isoform X1 (The sequence of the model RefSeq protein was modified relative to this genomic sequence to represent the inferred CDS: inserted 1 base in 1 codon), which gives rise to MAAARQVLCLWALLGVPRVRCEPIRYSVAEEGESGSVVADVAEDAGLAPAQLSARRARIASPAGRQHFRLERGSGRLVVAERLDREEMCGRSRTCTLAFELLLADPLQFFPIEVSVEDINDHSPVFPDERLVXKILETSDPGSRFPVEGAQDFDVGSNDIQAYSIIPENKFFSVSYQKKNEGDIQVQLVLQQPLDREEQSELDFTLVATDGGSPPRSGTTQIHIIVMDVNDNAPIFTHDIYTGHIVESAPEGSLVLRVMATDADVGTNGDISYQFSQVVSQSQSAFTINTTNGEIRVKTPLDFETTHKYELGVRATDGGGLSALCKVLVEVMDVNDNAPEIVVSSFSSPIPENVEPGTVVALLAVRDQDSGVNGEITCALEEQLSFALRPAFKNYYELVTVSRLDREERAQHMVVVTAADAGSPPLTSTHTFSVDISDVNDNAPVFNQTSYTMYVHENNAPALLVGAVKATDADAGPNAKVSYSVVPARGPEEEPCSCVSVNSESGGVFVLRPLDYEQLRQLEVVVSAADAGSPPLSSSVSVRLLVVDENDNAPLVLHPSAQDSSPPSSELVPAGGRGRRLGSELVAFLPAAEGHGAGAVCCGCPKRGGAAEEAADREGRCEAEARRAGAGQRAAAAVGHGSAQRAPRPRLLGRSAAAAEPCCRRGRRLPHHLFDHRLGLCVAPLLAVGGRLCRLQGVQEEGAE